A window from Desulfurella sp. encodes these proteins:
- a CDS encoding sulfurtransferase, which yields MKKLVFIFSVFVWLIGSFSIAFAKIGIVTPHELTSMMKTDKNLVIIDARDHSSYIASHIPKAINISPTGSLFTGYGPNPFAVVDSNPQLQKVLSQKGIKNDSDCVVYTGSSTAFGVKGGNPAFALTSATRIMAVLYYAGVKNVYYLNGGFDKWVDEKLPVQKGDYALKTSHFVIVRNNPFVFANEDFIRWAVKHENEIQFVDSRMYPEYTGQVSDEKFGVSKLGHIKGARNVFVGEYMEKVDNYYIIKPKAQIEQILQKAGIDPNKPMISYCHIGYWGSGLWFIANAILDNKLTWDYNGSLVKASMDKDIPFVKGPNPY from the coding sequence ATGAAAAAGCTGGTGTTTATTTTTTCAGTGTTTGTGTGGCTCATTGGTAGCTTTAGCATTGCATTTGCAAAAATTGGTATAGTTACACCTCATGAATTAACTTCGATGATGAAAACAGATAAAAATTTAGTAATTATCGATGCAAGGGATCATAGCTCATACATTGCATCCCACATACCAAAAGCCATCAATATATCTCCGACAGGCAGTTTATTTACTGGCTATGGGCCAAATCCTTTTGCTGTAGTTGATTCAAACCCACAATTGCAAAAAGTATTATCTCAAAAAGGTATCAAAAATGATTCAGATTGTGTGGTATATACAGGATCTTCTACTGCTTTTGGTGTTAAAGGTGGTAATCCTGCTTTTGCTCTAACCAGTGCAACACGCATAATGGCAGTACTATATTATGCTGGTGTTAAAAATGTTTATTACCTAAACGGTGGTTTTGACAAATGGGTAGACGAAAAATTACCTGTCCAAAAAGGTGACTATGCTTTAAAAACCAGCCATTTTGTTATTGTAAGAAATAATCCATTTGTATTTGCAAACGAAGATTTTATAAGATGGGCAGTTAAACACGAAAACGAAATTCAGTTTGTTGATTCCAGAATGTATCCAGAATATACAGGGCAGGTTAGTGATGAAAAGTTTGGTGTTTCAAAACTCGGTCATATTAAAGGTGCAAGAAATGTATTTGTTGGCGAATACATGGAAAAAGTTGACAATTATTATATAATTAAACCAAAAGCTCAAATTGAACAAATACTTCAAAAAGCTGGCATTGATCCAAATAAGCCCATGATCTCATATTGCCACATTGGTTATTGGGGAAGCGGTTTATGGTTTATTGCCAATGCTATTTTAGACAATAAACTTACATGGGATTATAATGGATCATTAGTTAAAGCTTCTATGGATAAAGACATTCCTTTTGTAAAAGGACCCAATCCTTACTAA
- the dnaN gene encoding DNA polymerase III subunit beta, with protein sequence MQFSIDASIIKKIIPGVSGGLSKDKNSILSNYHVSIKNKTLSLSSSNNIVQINITSSIESEGSCEFLAKPDLFERLKALNGEIFFELEDNLLTIKNGSYKTTAKIFDSNDYPLETTKDYKTVTTFDTNDILELLKAHIASSKDDEQTREFTGVLVEIDQNKVNFVATNRSRLFWINKEIENKTNFYCIIEKESILQLGRILKPNDKVKILYKESSENITKIAFQSNNATIISKVINGQFPQYQAVVLEDAQNVSCIVLDRESLKSSLQKVLALSSDELAVVEFDIKENTVVLNVTNKEGEVATDIVNFLTCEDKAHTQIVLNINGRYTMDFLNNVQSDSIYFYYKEAIKPLELKAISESKINYIFVMTPVR encoded by the coding sequence ATGCAGTTTAGTATTGATGCAAGTATAATAAAAAAAATAATTCCAGGTGTATCCGGTGGTTTATCAAAAGATAAAAATTCAATATTGAGCAATTACCATGTTAGCATAAAAAACAAAACACTATCTTTAAGCTCTTCAAATAACATTGTTCAAATAAATATAACTTCTTCCATTGAAAGCGAAGGCAGCTGCGAATTTTTAGCAAAACCTGATTTATTTGAAAGATTAAAAGCATTAAATGGAGAGATATTTTTTGAATTAGAAGATAATTTGCTAACAATAAAAAACGGTTCTTACAAAACCACAGCAAAAATTTTCGACAGCAATGACTATCCTTTAGAAACAACTAAAGATTACAAAACTGTTACTACTTTTGATACAAATGATATTTTAGAACTGCTAAAAGCTCACATTGCAAGCAGCAAAGATGATGAACAAACAAGGGAGTTTACAGGTGTACTGGTCGAAATTGATCAGAACAAAGTAAATTTTGTCGCAACAAATCGCTCAAGGCTTTTTTGGATAAATAAAGAAATAGAAAACAAAACAAACTTTTATTGCATAATTGAAAAAGAAAGCATATTACAGCTTGGTCGCATTTTAAAACCTAACGATAAGGTTAAGATACTCTATAAGGAAAGTTCTGAAAATATAACCAAAATAGCTTTTCAAAGTAATAACGCAACGATAATTTCAAAAGTAATAAATGGACAATTTCCTCAATATCAAGCAGTTGTGTTGGAAGATGCTCAAAATGTATCGTGTATAGTATTGGATAGAGAATCTCTAAAAAGTTCACTTCAAAAAGTATTGGCTCTATCAAGCGATGAATTGGCTGTTGTTGAATTTGATATTAAAGAAAATACTGTAGTGTTAAATGTTACCAACAAAGAAGGCGAAGTTGCAACAGATATTGTAAATTTTTTGACCTGCGAAGATAAAGCGCACACTCAAATTGTCCTTAATATCAATGGTCGCTATACCATGGATTTCTTAAACAACGTACAATCTGATTCGATTTATTTTTACTACAAAGAAGCGATTAAACCTCTTGAATTAAAAGCAATTAGCGAAAGTAAAATAAATTACATATTTGTCATGACACCTGTAAGATAA